The genomic region cttgaatttatttttatataaattcggCCCACTAATTAATTCCCACTAGCAAATTAATGGAATGAGAGTtgactaaaaaaattttatttttggaaagtgcaattttgGCCATAACTAGGACCCTCTCTATATGACATTATTGGATCATACCATAAAAATGGAGGAGTTACCTTATAGACGAGTGGGATGCATCTAGACACATTCCTACTTATatatacaaggtatatatatgtattgtatatgattatttaggaaataattatacaacacacaacacacaaaaATCTCTCCCTCTCCTTTTGCTCTTGGCCGCCCCTCACCTCTCTCACTAGGTGGGAGTTTGGCTTTGATCCCCTCTAGCAAAAAGATCAAGGTCTCGTTCgttccggtgtggtgtggacctTTTTTAGTGGGTTGCTAGTTTGGAACCTTGGGTGAACTATTCAACACAAAAACCGATTGGAAGCTTAAATTGTTAagagataattttattttaaatttatacttcCCATCTCGATTTTATAACCATAGTCTcgtatgaattttttatattctccTTTTCATACTACATCGAATGTTCGGGAATACCAAGATTACACCCCTTTGGTTCGAACgctttatgtttaattttttatgctattttattattttcgtCCTTCAATTCCGTTTGCGCATTCACGAACCGATTCGCTTATCCTTCCagaaataccaaattttaagcAAAACTATGTATCCAAATTTTGACACTAGCCCTACAATTAGGTGGTGTCAGTAGgcaataaatcataaaattcaattctGTCCAAATCTGATCAAATTTTGCCGACCAtcatataatatgatatattgttataaaaagcaattaattcatataataaataaaataatacttattatataattaattgaatttgattatacAACTGACGATTTAAATTGGGGCTAAGAAAAAATTCCTATAAACATGGACCAATTGTCTTCCTAAGCTTCGACAAGTCCTAGTTGTTGGCGAGATTGAGTTCATATATGATTACCGGAATAGAGAGGTGGAATAGGAATAGCATAGCAGCAACCGATATGATTACCGGAAAAGTCAGCTAAAATTCCAATCAAGCCCAAACCCAACCTACTAGACCCTGTCTGCATAACTACACAGACATATATAGAGTATTTGAATGTGATACAACCTACTTAGCCTCACTTCCTGCAACAGATGTATATGCAAACCATAAAATCACGATGGAACGATAAATTGCAACATAATTTCCtaaactttattataattacaaataactcctaatattttaaaaaattacaaatatccatTTAAACAATTAACAGTCGTATAACAAGAATTTCCTCTTGTGACAACccattataaagaaaatttactttaacgacctttaattttaaaaaattattcgtaattataccgAACCTCAAAGGTACTCATAATTTACCTAGGAtgcaaaaatgtaatatttaataataaactacCTACTTTAAGtgaaatcaataaatttatattatgaacATCTTTCTTTTCCTATGTAATGTTACAAAAATCTATACaactattaaataatttagagtgatataatatgttggtccaacaattaaataatttcaaataattctagagaaaaacatatattttatacttctAACCTTCTCCTtttggaattaaaaattataagcttATACAACACCCCATCATAGCTGAGGAATTATCaacattttttgaaaacttaCAAACTTCACCCCCAACACACTCTAAATCATGTTGCGACCAAAAACCATACCAAGTCCAAGCAGAGAAACAAACCATAAAATAAAGCTCTACTACTGCTGCTTGTTACCAGATCCACATCATAAAActctatatatgtaattggTTCTAATCCCAACGAACGCATAAGCATTAATATACAACCCCATACTCCGTTTCGCTCCACTTTGGTAAGTAGACCGTCATCACTGGCAACAAGAAGATATTATGACCATCcgaatcaattaattttagtaatttcagcTACTAGTATAAAACTAAGCTGCAAATAATGTAGTACACTATAATACTgttgataaaataaacatcCAGAAATCTCACTAGGTTGCATCAAATCTCTAGAAAAAGATAGTTACATTAGACATAAAAGTCAAACAAACTAACAAGAGCCACATAGTATCATCCCTCATAAAGCGTCGGTTTCCATTCTCATGGTCACAATCTATATCAAGTCGATAGCAGCAAAACCAAACGAGCCATCATTGAGGACTGCACCCagcagaagaaaaagaaaaacagtcAAAGATTCATTAAACTGCACCTGGCCATGTTTGCAAGNNNNNNNNNNCAAATACAAGAAACAATCTTATATCTCAATCTTGCAGGGACATCAAAACCAAATGTTACAATGATTAAAagatgtttcttttttatttttttcacattcaGCTAAGATGAAGTGTCAAACAGACCTGTTGGATCTAGAAAGAGACCTTGCTGGGCTCTTGGAGTTCTTCCTAGGACTCTGAGACCTGCTATGTGCATAAGCTGTCTGACCATTTGCTCTAGGACTGGGGGACCGGCGGCTTGGCTTGTGGTTTCTCTCATCCCGTGGAGAACCAGAGCGGGAGGAAGATTTGGAACGCCTTGACCTTTCACGGGACCTGTAACTTTTGTCATCCCTAGGAGAAACTGATCTAGACACAGATCTAGATCTTCGTGGGGAGTAGTAATCATCCCTGGCTCCATGGCCCCTGTCTCTATTGAATAGAACAGGAAACACATAAACAATTAGTGAACTATTGCAATTTAATGCCAGCATCTcatgtaaaaatgaaaaacccAGACAATAATTGCATCAAAACAGCTGTTAAAATCTCTGACTCTCATACAAGGGGAACCTGTCCAAGTCACCACTTCATGGAACTAAAATAGAATTCAAAATGACTGGTCGTGGATAACTTAAAAGAAGCTTTTACGGCTTTCAGTATGATGAAACAAGAGAACCTGTCTGGGAATATCTAATGACTGAAGCATGACCTTTACCTGCAACTTTCACAGAATTTCTGGggaaaaattatacactttGATCCACACACTGTTTAAGGCTTTAAAGCAGTGTTCAGGTTCATCAGCATCTGAAACTTCCCAGCTGTCCTTGCCACGACATTTAGAACTTGATACTATCTTTTTCTTGGGCATTTTCACCACACTCCAATCATAATAACTTTGAAAGGCTTTGCTTCTTTGAAGTGGTTTCTTTCTTTGGCCAACTATAAGCTTTAGATTCTTTCTTTAACTGGATAGTATGCAACATTAGGAAATCAAACTTACAagccaaataaaaaatgaaacgtTCCTAATCCTAAAATCATTTCACACATCATACCAAGTCTGTTGGCCCTCCAATGCAAGGCAAAAGCCTTAACAAGGCAGAAGGCATAAGAAAACATAATTCCGTAGAATTTGAAGTTTATCCATGACAAGATCGGAATTACAAACTTCTGCAGGGGCATTGACAAAAACATAAAGCAAGTACTCTTTGACTTTATGATCCCTTTTctcatttctctttattaCCCTTGCATTCTTTATGTCACTCTTTGTCAATTACAATCTGCATAGATAAGGCCATCAGCAGATGTGTCATTCAGATCCACTAGAAGACATGCAACACATGTTTAAGGGAATTCACATAATTCCAAGAAAACATAGCAACAAGAGAGCAAATATTGAGTCTCTAAAGCTGGAAATACTAAAGACTTCACTGCTTGAACACTTGTTGGGcggaaaaaaatatgaaccaCAAAATTTGTTGAGTTACCAGTCATATAATGCACCATAATATCTTCAAGAATCATCATTGAGACCTTATACAAAAAACATAACTTAAAACCAATTTACAACCACCTTACTCCTTGGCTGATGgaagaagaggaaagaaaGAGCTCAGGAACATTAACAAAACATTCTCAGACATCTCAATTACACAGGATGTGGAGGCATTAAGATGGCTACAGTGATATTTCAGAAGAAACATACTGCCATCAAACCAACAGCTATTGGCTCATGCACCTAGCATGAATGGCTGAGTATGAAAAAACCTAAAGTCCGAATAATAATTACGACAACATGAAGCCATGACGAACAATCTAATACTCAAGGTACATACAGTCAAATGAAAACTATTCAAGAATCAAACATGAAACCAAACGTGAGATTCAAACAAAAGTTTTAGATAAACATTCTAGACATGACTGTAGGTGGGACAGATAGGATATGTTAACAAATAAACTTtgttcaatataaataaaacagaCCTTGAGTCACGCCTTGCTGGAGAAGGGGATCGTGAATAAGCTGCCATATATGAAACCACAACCTCTCAGAAagattatttacataataaataaaaggtttGAATGTGTTGCGTCAATCAGCATTTATTCACATAAGCAAGCTATAAgatttatagaattttaacAAGTTCTGGATCTTAGATGTCCCAAAGAAGAGAAAGTAAAGTTGAAATTTCCACTGACACTGATGTTGGCGTCTAGGAGAAAATGATGGACTTCGTCGCCTGTAGCTTCCACGGGAGCTGCAAATAAATAGCAAAGCCAGACGAAATTAGCAACCAATAAAGAATGTTAACCCAATACTTAGACAAAAGGCaaagattaaagaacaaaaaaagcATAACACAAATACAACCTCACGCGAGTAATCCTACGCATTTCTTGAGGAGTTTTCCTGTTCTCTTCAGCAAACACAATCCTTATTTCACGTCCACCAATAACTGTGCGATCCAGGTGGCTTTTTGCTTCAGCTGCATCTTCAGGGTACCGAAACTTGACAAATCCAAAGCCACGAGGTTCTCTGCAATATCATTACCAAGTATTACTTGTACATAGATTTGAATAGTAGTATCAACTAAGGCCTATAAAGCTCTAGAAGCGCCTAACAGAGAAACATACCCTGTGTAGTAATTCTTGGGCAAATAAACATCCTTTATTGGACCAAATCTTTCAAAAGGAACCCTTAGGTCCTCCGGCCTTCATAACAAATACATAACCATCATTAGTTCACGCAGATATAGATGCTCTGAAcgccaaaagaaaaaaagaagaagatataATGGGCAAACTCATTTGCACATTTTAGCTTCcaacagaaaatatttgtgtttcATCAGAAACGCTacattatgataatttaaataattagatcaaaCGAAGTTCGAAGGAAACAgcagaatttcaaatttctcaaagagCTATTTGCCCTAAATACTGAAGAATCAATTCTACTTTgttatttcatcaaataaaaataaaataaaattcattaggATGTGACACATGCACCTCAACACCCAATAAAATCTACAATGCCACTTTTTTAGTGATCTCCAAAATCACAGTCTATTGATTTTCAACATATAACACATCAATACGGAACCCTTTCCCCTCTCTTACCTATCTTCCTTCTAGTAACGAACATACCAATAATTGGTTCTCGTTTTCTTCCATCTTTTCGTATTTTTTTCTCACAGAATCGGTAATACGTTCAATAAGAATCTACGTCGTGATTAAGCAAGTCTTattcagaaagaaaaagaccTAGCACTGAGAGAAATGTTCCGAACGAGGAGGCCAGAGGGGGCAGGAGAGCGGTGATCACGGCGTCGCTCCCGTGGGTCGTCGTAACGCTTTCGCCTCACTGGGCTACGGCTACGGCTACGGCCGACTTCTGCTACGGTGCCTAGCCAtaagtttcttttttgcttCCCGCTATTTCCCGTGAAATTTCAGGTCGAAAAAACCCTAATCAAACTCGGACAATGAAAAACCCTAACCCTATCGCCGATAAGATAGAAAAGAAGCGCCGAGTGGTGCTTCGTTTGATATAAGCGTGTGTCTATGAACGAAATTTTGGAGGGAGAGTGGGAAATTGCATAATTTCCCCCTcattttacaataattacGAAATGCTCCCTCTAGTTCCTGAAATAATGATAGAGCCCTCTTCGCTTCTTCtcactatgtttggttcatTTTTACCTTGTTTTAGtgtgttttgtaaaaataaagaaaaaaaataaaaataaataaatatatattaaaattaatgtatatgtttgaatttatttttgaaaataatataaaataagtatagtatatttgatgttggatggtgagagacaaaaaatattgttcattgtgaaatcatgtctcttttatatatatttatatatatatatatgacagtataagtatgtatataatttttttaattttgagtgaattaaaataattaatattttttaattataacacTGTTCCAAAAATTAGtcaaaaaattgacaaaataattctACCCAAACATGGAAATGTTGAGATGGcccaaaatcaaaaccaaacactTTCTATGTCTTGGATCAGTATGTGGGCCTTGCTTGACTGACCATCTTTGGGCCGCCAGCccatttgctttctttttcttttccttttattttttgattaattacacttagctcccagaatataaaattatacttttcttcaaaagaaaaaaaaaaattacatgtacactctctttgaaattttttcatttatatctaACCAATTTTCTTTACGCCGACgtcagtaaaaaaattattaacattctaatatgtattttttcttacttataagaagataaatgtaatatatatgtagaattaaatgcaatttaccctagGAGAAATGAGCAATTTACATccctgtaaaaaataaagcaacaatttaccctcttatattatcaaaaataaagcaaaatacaCCCCTAATGCGTTTCGCAAATCACACGtgcccttttttttatttttgtttagctttttaatttaaacttaatataatatttatgtccttatttaataatcgttgaattttgatcaatctaagatccaaaaatttaactaataaatcaaCAGTGTAAAATTTTCTGTTCAAATCAAtgtttaagtaaataataattaaaaagatatattatatataattaaatttgaatatgtatttatacttttataataaaaactatttatatgtgtatttatatatatatgtagagagagagagagagatgtcGGCGGGAGGAAGAAGAGGTGGCGATCAGGGGCAGAGCAAATTTGGGTGTTGAGGGGGGGTATTTTGGTCTATTTCTGATaatatagggggataaattactattttattttttatatcgggataaattattgttttattttttacatggggttaaattattattttattttacacatgaggtaaattgctcgTTTTTCTTAACAcaataaaagggtaaattacatttctctctctctctctctctctctctatatatatatatatatatgaagtgagttaatataattatattttttttttacaaatacaaaattattatataaaaatattgtatgaggggtaaaagtataaatttatgtaattttttgctcacattaatatttttcgtccaaatcaTAATGAAAGTGTGTCAGGTGcaaacaatgaattttcataagggatgtaagtgtaattttgatttttgtttgggataaaacataattatgcattttaaGAGGGGGATGTAttgaaaatcatattattactttgttttttttaataagggttcaaaaatcttaattaagaacaaatcaaattaaagtttgcttataagatgttttaagagtttattctaaaaaaaaaaatatgttttaagagttcaaaaatattgaattttcttttaaaaataagctctTAAAGTgctcaaataaataaatacaaaatttataaaatattagagtgtttggcataattaattttccgtactataataattactgAAAAAgctatgaaattattaaaagtttataaatagATAGTTTTATTTTGAGGGGGGAAAAGTCGGTTAAATGAATGGTAAAAGTGAAACACCGATAAAATTGTGagagtatttttatttatctaattttaagattaaagagcttaaaatacttttttttttttcctaaatggGTTAACTTAGTTTTGTTctaaaaagcttataaaattttaaatatttattttaaaatcttataagcattttagaaaaaaaaattatcaaatactttatagaaattataaacttcgaaacatcttataagatatctTGAATACTCAGCCAAAACCCCTTTTAGTTGGTGTTTGGGTGAACTTTTATAAgctttttgcaatatttttcaagttgttTTAGTACTTATAATATACTACAAGAAACGTAATAAAATCTGACGATAAAACaatgggataattataattccctcttccaaaattttagtataattacacatgattctatgtggtttgaaaaaattacatctagcacccatGAGGttcaattttatctaataagtAAGTCTCTctaattagtcaaaattcactaaatactgaggtcaaatattttttttcaaattaaaatattcttataatagtgaagatatacctcctaaCATACGTTAttgcgtgaagacgtatgagggtataaaaaaatttattgggcCTGAAATAAACCAGTAATACGTCAATTAGGGATTAATatagattctttttttctagtttttttttttgttaatattaccAAATTCAGGGAATTCAGACTAgtggagggacttatttattagacagaaacaaacctcaaatgtgctaaatataattttccagaTCTCGGGGAACAATAAAGTGTAATTGTCCCGAAAACAATAGGATGTTATAAATTCCTCTAGAACAATCCGAAATCCCTGacctatttttaaagttttgacaaactttttatttaaccatgTTATAATACGAAAGTATCATTATTGTCATTTTATAAGCTGTTTAGTTATACTTATCCCACACGGAAAAAGTAGTtctatttatccaaatatttaaatacttatatttcaaataaaaaaataatatattataaaaatcccaaaaaaaatacatactttttttatgtaaattcataaaatattttaaataagttcaCTCAAATACATTcttgaattgaaaaataaaggctcaatatttatatctttttggaaaaaagaaaaccattgacttattatttttgtcaaaataataagtaaaaaaaatcaaaagaccAAAAGGTCTGAGGACAAGTGTTTTGGTTTGGTGTCCTGTCCCTTTCACTCTGCAATTCACGATTTTAGTGTCGTCATTTTGATagaatagaatttattttggttccggatatttatatttactttttaaaatagtctctatattttttattgactttaaattaattttttttaaattttaaaattataaaacttttccgatttatataaaattatttcagtcTCTTACTTTTCATTTAGAATTGCAATTTAGTCCTTCCTACATAactttataactatttttaattcaaaatatttagtatggaaaattatttagataataatttgatcagtaacatttaaatataattttgcgaacatcataaacaaaaataaaaaataaatatgtgggctaaaatgcattaattattattattatttgtaaaactCCTTACAAATCAAtgtatatttcattaaaattcgagcttaaaaaaacatattgttatttaatttcattggTTTTAGAAAATcatatctaattatttaataaaatcttattaagatttaataaaatttatttttcccccCTTTAAGAACTAtataaaaagtacaaaataagTTGTAATAATTTACGAAGATtggaatttcatgaaattcgagcctaaaaaatgtattttaattttaattcataatatcattttaaaaaatacattatacttataataaaatgcatatttagtattcaattttcttttggggGGTGTCTCTAATTCTatacaaaaagtataaattaatatttaagaagTTGTAGAAGTTTATGAAATATggaaatttcaagaaatgggACCTAAAATTctactttaatttaaattcataacataattttgaaaaagtatattttatttaataaaaaaaacatattaatattcaataaaaaaattatccttttagaactatataacaaatataaattaataatttaaaagtcaTAATGATTTATGAAGATCGGAATTTCATGATATTCGAAACTAAAACGCATCGAATacgtttaaatatttttaatatcagtaGTTGTGAAAATTTACGAGAGGGGTTGCACGGGTTTAAAATAAACGCTTATCAGCTTATTatcgaaaaaaatttaaaacgataatttttttaacaacttcaactttttttttattacttttgttctcaaacttttaatttttattattgcttAAATTACAGATTTATATACAACTTATTCccataatgaaaataaaaaataataatcaccAAAGCCGTCGATTTTCATTgacttttacaaaaataaaaataaaaaaaataaatgaggacatatttgtatattgggtggcagaaaaaaagaaataaaaataaaaatttgtggTCTGGTTTGGTGCCCCGTCACTTTCACTTTGCCATTCCAAGAATTAAGTGTCGTCATTTTAACTCCAtccattttcttatttcattcccccccaccccccaccccccactccagctacaaaattatatatctatactgtataaaaagaaaagatactTTTTCTCACAAATAGTGGTTATGACACtataatattagttttattgttATGTCAATAATACcgtaaattgatttttttctttgttgtgttttttttcttttttagaaatatgatgtattggtttatatatttcttcttatttattatatattttaaaatataaaatattatttattatatatacgtataaaTGGAGTGCCACTGCggctagtatatatatgtaaaactaGAGATAGTAACACAATTGATGTATGagcttaaattatatatctagagaaaaaaataaataaagtaaaatcgTAACGCAATATAAGAGAAAAAGACGGGAGAAAAActtcaatgattttttttttgaaagataTGGTTAATTTAGTCAATAAACTAACCCTTCATACTCTAAatagtacaaatatatttataatctcCACGAAATGTTCCTTTTGCCATATCTTGTTCGGACGTTGCTCAACATGCTCATTATAGTCCAGTCGACATATCAATAAGTGAAGTTCAATTTTCACTTGATCAAGTATTATGGACCGGACACTGCTGTCCCATAATACACTTATGTAAGGGAACCTAACGGCCACGAAATATTTCCTTTTGCCAACGGTGTTCAGATGGGAACATTTTGTTAGAGCTTGTTGAGACATTATCTAACTTGGTCATCGTAATCCcattaatatactaataagTCAACCCCAACTGTCACTTAATCAAGTATTATGGACCTATCACTGTTGTCCCATAATACACTTACATAACGGAATCTAACATCCACGAAATACTTTCTTTTGGCAAAGTTTGTTCAGATTGGAACCTAATTGCCACAAAATGTTCCTTTTCGCCGGAACTTGTTGAGACATATGCCTACTTAATCACTATAGTCCcactaatatataaaaaaaaacgtCAAGCCCACTCTTCActtgatcaaatattatggGCCTGCTACTGCCGTACCAACATACAGCCGCATAAATTGACGAACTATCTATTTTCAGTCAGGTTCAAATTCGTAACCTTGAAGTTAATAATTGAACAATTAACCATCATACCACATTCATGGTGGTTAGTTATGATGTTGTTGGACGTAAATAATATCAAACGGTCATAATTAGGAGTCAACATAAATCAGTTCAACCCGACAgtacatacatatttatatataattataatcttttacatgtatttttaaccattgattaatatattcatttgatTAAACACACTCCTGAATAGATAAGGgacataataaaatacatgaaaatatatcataaaacaACAGTGTAATTCATGCAAAAACAATTATCTTTCAAAAAACACCGattatttttcaagataataatgctaaataatttcaagaatcgTATAGAATAGCCGGCTGGACGAACTGACTCACGTCGactcttaattatttatttaaccaaaattaattttggaaaataaaattcataacaCCTTTATACctttggaaaataatttcaagaatcgCATAGAATAGCTGGCTGGACGAACTGACTCACGTCGactcttaattatttatttaaccaaaattaattttggaaaataaaatacataacaCTTTTATACCTTTGTAATACATTGTatcaagtaaaaaaaaatgcaataattattgttattatagttcatattttaataatgcaTTAATAAAAGTATTGATACACATTAActtttataagttaattatgtGGATTATAAAGgtaattaagatttttttaaagaaaatatattagtactactttttgtctttttttccAACTCTTGCACCTAACTttgaaatttggtaaaaaagTTGGGTGtcaaaaagcataaattaagGTGAAAAGGTAGTGATCCAATCCCAACTTTAATGCAGAAAAAAGTGAACAAAACAGccaaatcattaaaaataaatataaaaaatatatattttaaagattgGGTTTCACTatttaaaaagcaaaaattgaCGTTAATAATTGGTATTAATTGGCAAAAATCAGACCCCATCGTCAGGATGTCGTGGGTTCGAGTCTCACCAGTGTGTGGATAGTGTGTGTGACTCTACTTCAATAGTAATTGGTTAGtggttaattataaatatttgacaatattaattgatgtgtgttatacaataaataattatataattataatatattctaatGAAGCGAGAAGGGGTCTATAACTATTATCGTCGATTGTCAGAATATATGTGGACTGTAATACCCTCAAACGTAgtcattttttcaataatttcttttaaattatatctaatgccaataatttttattcatgcaTATCAAGCTAAatccattttattaatttttatttatttacatttaaaataattatagtaaaactTTAAGTGATGTAAAAGCATTGAGTgcatattgattattatttaatgattGCTGgatcattaataaatatattaagttcAAGCCCTCTAAAGTAGCTTATTTTGATTtgctaatataaaatttataaaatatctttataatCTTAATAATTTACCAATACCAATTTAGTGTATCTAATGTggaattcttaaaatatttcaatttttcattattttccaCCTATCAAAGAAATATTGgtatagaaatataaaaatgattctttttttccccccttTTTATAGTCATAATttgctatattatttaatacatttaaaatttttaatatatcaaaagttaaattaatgaatatattcAAACGAGACAAagataacaaattattatatatacagaCATATATTGGACTCGAACTCATTACTTAGCAACtatttcaatatattcaaattaaacgACTATTTTAATACATCAACAATTCAGATTAATACGTCCAAATGAGGACAAAAAGAACAAACCATTATACAAATATGCACGTATGACTCGAACTGGCAACTTAACGATTGGTTCAGTAAGTTCAAATTCCACAATTGtctcaatatattaataatacaaattaacGAAGATGTTCAAATGAGACAAAGTGTacaaattattacacaaatagAGATACGTCGGACTTGAAACCACAACTTAATGATTGTTTCAATACGTTCAAATTCGATGATTATTTCAAGacatcaataattcaaattaactaATATGTTCGaacaagacaaaaaagaacaaaccattataaatagaa from Sesamum indicum cultivar Zhongzhi No. 13 linkage group LG3, S_indicum_v1.0, whole genome shotgun sequence harbors:
- the LOC105156932 gene encoding LOW QUALITY PROTEIN: serine/arginine-rich SC35-like splicing factor SCL28 (The sequence of the model RefSeq protein was modified relative to this genomic sequence to represent the inferred CDS: inserted 2 bases in 1 codon), encoding MARHRSRSRPXSRSRSPVRRKRYDDPRERRRDHRSPAPSGLLVRNISLSARPEDLRVPFERFGPIKDVYLPKNYYTGEPRGFGFVKFRYPEDAAEAKSHLDRTVIGGREIRIVFAEENRKTPQEMRRITRVSSRGSYRRRSPSFSPRRQHQSYSRSPSPARRDSRDRGHGARDDYYSPRRSRSVSRSVSPRDDKSYRSRERSRRSKSSSRSGSPRDERNHKPSRRSPSPRANGQTAYAHSRSQSPRKNSKSPARSLSRSNSPQ